A genomic segment from Syntrophotalea acetylenivorans encodes:
- a CDS encoding O-antigen ligase family protein, translated as MDKLAFRLLWLLVFSIPAENMLVLPGIGTISRFVGILVAAAVMLLLCKKQRIRRIGPVQILFVFFFIWITATFYWSRDLVSSRDAIKLFAQQGVFVWIVWEIAVSEERQIQLLKAYVLGALIPIINIAMAFFQGAQSSYFRYSAAGFDPNDIGLTIALGVPIAWYLGTLVKGNWMSWLFRLYVPLATIAIILTASRSAFIALMVAMLFVVASFTRLSLFNKCALFLLVLVSSLLTIKYIPSYSWARLMTIGSQVSAGDLGSRMNIWRSGLKAFFHDPFFGSGIGTFSFSVEPFLGVPMSPHNLFLSIMVDLGIVGLLLFIAIVLAALYGLKDMPVVKRRLWIFIFATWLVGVMTLGWAHRKPTWFFISLVAAQGAVYLKQDEEIQSVADTPKA; from the coding sequence GTGGATAAATTAGCATTTCGACTTCTCTGGCTCCTTGTTTTTTCGATTCCGGCAGAAAATATGCTCGTATTGCCGGGCATCGGAACGATCTCCCGGTTTGTCGGTATTCTGGTTGCCGCTGCTGTAATGCTTTTATTATGCAAGAAACAGAGGATACGGAGGATTGGGCCTGTTCAAATTCTTTTTGTATTTTTTTTCATATGGATTACGGCAACTTTTTACTGGAGCAGGGATCTTGTCAGCAGTCGGGATGCAATCAAACTGTTTGCCCAACAGGGAGTATTTGTATGGATTGTCTGGGAAATAGCTGTTTCTGAAGAACGGCAAATTCAGCTTCTTAAAGCCTATGTTCTTGGAGCACTGATACCGATAATCAACATAGCAATGGCTTTTTTCCAGGGGGCCCAGAGTTCGTATTTCCGTTATTCAGCTGCCGGATTTGACCCTAACGATATCGGTTTGACCATAGCGCTCGGTGTTCCAATCGCCTGGTATCTTGGGACCCTGGTGAAGGGCAATTGGATGTCCTGGCTGTTTCGCCTGTATGTTCCCCTTGCGACAATTGCAATCATACTTACGGCCTCAAGGTCGGCCTTCATTGCCTTGATGGTGGCGATGCTTTTTGTGGTTGCAAGTTTTACCCGTCTATCATTGTTCAATAAATGTGCATTGTTCCTTTTGGTCCTTGTTTCAAGCTTATTAACAATAAAATACATCCCATCCTATTCATGGGCCAGGTTGATGACCATAGGCAGTCAGGTGTCTGCCGGTGATCTGGGTTCGCGCATGAACATCTGGCGAAGTGGCCTGAAGGCATTTTTTCATGATCCGTTCTTTGGGTCGGGGATTGGCACCTTTTCTTTTAGTGTTGAGCCATTTCTCGGGGTTCCGATGTCACCCCACAATTTGTTTTTGTCGATTATGGTCGACCTTGGAATTGTCGGGCTGCTGTTATTCATCGCTATTGTTCTGGCAGCTCTTTACGGGCTAAAAGACATGCCCGTAGTCAAAAGGAGATTGTGGATATTTATTTTTGCAACCTGGCTTGTAGGGGTTATGACACTGGGCTGGGCTCATCGCAAACCGACCTGGTTCTTTATCTCTCTGGTGGCAGCCCAGGGGGCCGTATACTTGAAACAGGATGAGGAAATACAGTCTGTTGCCGATACACCGAAAGCATAA
- a CDS encoding glycosyltransferase has translation MKSQSDRIALFLPLLVGAGAERVILNLAHGFVSKGHKVDFILGRAEGPFLDQLPEEARLVDLKASRVLTSLPALVRYLRTERPKALISALDHANIAALWAKRLAGVQTRVIITLHNTVSEKMKTTPLFSRRKLFPFLIRRFFPGADAIVAVSNGVAGDYAEVTGIPLEKIQVIYNPVITSEVLEKAAEILEHPWFNSEEPPVILSVGRLSEQKNYAKLIEAFSLVREKQAARLMILGEGELRPDLEKLISELNLDEDVALPGFVINPYKYMSKAAVFALSSKWEGLPTVLIEALAVGAAVVSTNCRSGPEEILMGGALGKLVPVDDARQLAEAIVECLDSEKGMLDDGLMKRYEPEWAVNDYLKVVEGECCG, from the coding sequence ATGAAATCTCAATCAGATCGCATCGCCCTCTTTCTGCCTCTGCTTGTCGGGGCAGGAGCCGAACGGGTCATTTTGAATCTGGCCCATGGGTTTGTCAGTAAAGGTCACAAGGTGGATTTTATCCTGGGAAGGGCCGAAGGGCCTTTTCTGGACCAACTCCCTGAAGAAGCCAGGCTGGTGGATCTAAAGGCATCCAGGGTGCTTACAAGCTTGCCGGCACTTGTTCGATATCTTCGAACAGAACGTCCAAAAGCTTTGATCTCTGCCCTGGATCACGCCAATATCGCGGCCCTGTGGGCCAAGCGGCTGGCTGGAGTTCAAACCCGGGTTATCATTACCCTGCACAATACCGTCTCCGAAAAAATGAAGACAACACCGCTCTTTTCCAGACGAAAGCTCTTCCCGTTTTTGATCCGAAGGTTTTTTCCCGGGGCTGATGCAATCGTTGCGGTCTCCAATGGGGTGGCCGGTGACTATGCCGAAGTCACAGGGATTCCCCTTGAAAAAATACAGGTAATATATAACCCGGTGATAACGTCCGAGGTTTTAGAAAAAGCTGCAGAAATCCTGGAACACCCCTGGTTCAATTCAGAGGAGCCGCCTGTCATCCTATCCGTAGGCCGCCTGAGCGAACAAAAAAATTATGCAAAATTAATAGAGGCTTTCTCTTTAGTCAGAGAAAAACAGGCTGCCCGGTTGATGATTCTGGGAGAGGGAGAATTGAGACCAGACCTCGAAAAGCTAATATCTGAATTGAATCTAGACGAAGATGTGGCCTTGCCTGGTTTTGTTATAAACCCCTATAAATATATGAGTAAGGCAGCTGTTTTTGCTCTTTCTTCCAAGTGGGAAGGTCTTCCGACCGTTCTTATCGAGGCCCTTGCCGTCGGGGCGGCCGTTGTTTCTACCAATTGCCGAAGCGGTCCTGAAGAGATTCTTATGGGTGGTGCCCTTGGTAAACTGGTTCCGGTCGATGATGCCCGGCAGCTTGCCGAAGCCATTGTCGAGTGTCTTGATAGTGAAAAGGGTATGTTGGATGACGGGTTGATGAAAAGATACGAACCCGAGTGGGCGGTCAACGATTATCTGAAAGTTGTTGAAGGGGAGTGTTGTGGATAA
- a CDS encoding lipopolysaccharide biosynthesis protein, whose product MLLKHSALYFVACGLSGAVNLLAIPVLTRLVSPEAYGQYALVVAGVGLFNVVLFRWLSLGLLRFLPAYKEEQDVFLSTIFIGFVGLVVLTGISTVIALFFMVDPLLRWFVAIGLILLWGSAFFELNKELVRCRFSPSQYGLLALLKAVIALGVGGGLAYLGWGVNGLLYGLLLGFVLPGIWQVWRDWRTVRLRLASSALFRQLLFYGLPLTATFALKFIVRSSDRFLLGYMVHSEATGLYSVSYDLASNSLGIFMMVVNLAAYPLAVSALEQKGKEAANLQLSKNAILLLTISLPAAAGLALLAPNIAEVFLGQAFREAATGLIPWVALGAFLSGIKSFHFDLSFQLGQYTMGQVWVALVAAVVNVALNLWWIPVFGFIGAAYATVVAYAIGIVLSLIMGRKVFVLPWPGKEAAKLVLATFIMVLALLPIENLRGGLQLAAQVSWGTVVFGVLLWLLNVGGMRGHLSRLIQRVP is encoded by the coding sequence ATGCTTTTAAAACACAGTGCTTTATATTTTGTCGCTTGCGGACTGTCCGGGGCAGTCAATCTGTTGGCGATACCTGTATTGACTCGACTCGTTTCACCTGAAGCTTACGGTCAGTACGCTCTGGTAGTCGCCGGGGTAGGGTTGTTCAATGTGGTGCTTTTTCGCTGGCTGAGCCTTGGGTTACTAAGGTTTTTACCGGCCTACAAAGAAGAGCAGGACGTCTTCCTTTCCACGATTTTTATTGGTTTTGTCGGTTTGGTTGTATTGACAGGGATTTCAACTGTCATTGCCTTGTTCTTTATGGTTGATCCGTTGCTCCGCTGGTTTGTAGCGATTGGGTTGATTTTGCTCTGGGGCAGCGCATTCTTCGAACTTAACAAGGAGCTTGTTCGATGCCGTTTTTCCCCAAGCCAGTATGGGCTTCTGGCCCTTCTTAAGGCAGTTATCGCTCTGGGGGTAGGGGGTGGACTCGCCTACTTGGGATGGGGCGTCAATGGCCTTCTTTACGGGCTGCTATTAGGTTTTGTTTTGCCGGGTATCTGGCAAGTTTGGCGGGACTGGCGAACGGTTCGACTGCGGCTGGCGAGCTCGGCTCTTTTTCGTCAACTTCTCTTTTATGGATTGCCCCTAACGGCGACGTTTGCGTTGAAATTTATTGTTCGAAGTTCTGATCGTTTTCTTCTGGGATATATGGTTCACAGCGAGGCTACGGGTCTATATTCCGTTAGCTACGATCTTGCCAGTAATTCACTGGGGATATTTATGATGGTGGTTAATCTCGCTGCATATCCCCTGGCAGTCAGTGCTCTGGAGCAAAAGGGCAAGGAAGCCGCAAACCTTCAGCTTTCGAAAAATGCGATTCTTTTGTTGACTATTTCACTGCCGGCTGCTGCAGGTCTTGCTTTGCTGGCCCCCAACATAGCGGAGGTTTTTCTGGGGCAAGCTTTTCGCGAAGCGGCAACCGGACTGATCCCATGGGTGGCTCTCGGAGCTTTTCTATCCGGAATCAAGTCCTTCCATTTTGATCTTAGTTTTCAGCTTGGGCAATATACGATGGGTCAAGTGTGGGTTGCCCTGGTCGCTGCTGTCGTTAATGTTGCGTTAAATCTTTGGTGGATTCCGGTCTTCGGCTTTATAGGAGCCGCTTACGCGACCGTTGTCGCTTACGCAATAGGTATTGTCTTGAGTTTGATTATGGGGCGGAAGGTCTTTGTTTTACCCTGGCCGGGCAAAGAAGCTGCCAAGTTGGTTCTTGCAACGTTCATTATGGTGCTGGCTCTGCTGCCCATTGAAAACTTGCGCGGCGGTTTACAGCTTGCCGCTCAGGTGAGTTGGGGTACGGTCGTTTTTGGCGTTCTGCTATGGCTTTTAAATGTAGGAGGGATGAGGGGGCACCTGTCACGCCTTATACAGCGGGTACCTTGA
- a CDS encoding pectate lyase family protein, which translates to MELKLEKKSSLAILIVFLLTAILLSIFACSELNLASGHSTAPLPEAQSHYGSSRDIINIPSVKTLSNSSLWPKRTLKVFPGAEGFGTETPAGRGGKIVKVTNLKDNGRGSLRRAINTKGPKIIVFEVAGTIELESNIIISHPYCTIAGQTAPPPGITIKNYGIKISAHDILIQHLRIRPGDQGKTRDGRWDNLDALQLNSGAGNVVIDHVSASWAADENVSTWTGGMNNVTFSNCIISEGLHNSIHTEQPHSKGLLIGPNSGNVSIISNLMAHNFDRVPQIQGGNNVVAVNNLIYEGGAYAFVDLTDPYKGGPIRANFQSNIFIDGPATSGKRIFALADNLHPKSLFFQQNNIHINRSGTQVPVLIRDNTPGGIETTESPISISGITVRDLAVLEDHVLATAGARPGERGTPDADPVDERIVKQVKSRTGKQIDCVEGCDNSSPNGWPAPQVSKRAFPIPPYPHDDFDADGYSNIEEVLHHMAETVEKSNKNVKWWRW; encoded by the coding sequence ATGGAACTTAAACTAGAAAAAAAATCAAGTCTGGCAATATTAATTGTGTTCCTCCTTACTGCTATTCTTCTTTCCATTTTTGCTTGTTCGGAATTGAATTTGGCATCAGGGCATTCGACCGCCCCACTCCCTGAAGCACAAAGCCATTATGGTAGCAGCAGAGATATTATCAATATTCCTTCGGTTAAGACTCTCAGCAATTCCTCCCTCTGGCCAAAACGAACCTTAAAAGTTTTTCCAGGCGCTGAAGGTTTTGGAACAGAGACCCCGGCTGGACGGGGTGGAAAAATCGTTAAAGTAACAAACCTTAAAGACAATGGTCGCGGTTCCTTGCGCAGGGCAATAAATACAAAGGGTCCAAAAATTATTGTATTTGAAGTAGCGGGAACCATTGAACTTGAATCAAACATAATAATCAGTCATCCCTATTGCACAATCGCCGGACAAACAGCACCACCACCAGGCATAACTATTAAAAATTATGGAATCAAAATTTCCGCTCACGACATTTTGATACAGCATCTGAGAATAAGACCTGGCGACCAGGGGAAAACCAGGGATGGCCGCTGGGACAACCTGGACGCTCTTCAGCTCAATTCTGGTGCCGGAAATGTGGTAATCGATCATGTTTCCGCCAGTTGGGCAGCAGACGAAAACGTAAGCACCTGGACGGGTGGGATGAACAATGTCACTTTTTCCAACTGTATTATCAGCGAAGGGCTGCACAATTCCATTCACACTGAACAACCTCATTCTAAGGGATTGTTGATTGGACCCAATTCCGGAAATGTTTCAATAATTAGCAACCTGATGGCGCACAATTTTGACCGGGTGCCGCAAATCCAGGGAGGCAATAATGTTGTAGCCGTCAATAATCTGATTTATGAGGGTGGCGCATATGCCTTTGTTGATCTGACCGACCCCTATAAAGGAGGTCCGATAAGGGCCAATTTCCAAAGCAACATCTTTATAGATGGCCCTGCCACCTCCGGGAAAAGAATTTTTGCCTTAGCCGATAACCTCCACCCGAAATCCCTGTTTTTCCAGCAAAACAATATCCACATCAATCGCTCTGGGACCCAGGTACCTGTTCTGATCAGGGACAATACACCTGGTGGGATAGAGACTACCGAATCCCCAATTTCGATTTCAGGAATAACTGTAAGGGATCTTGCGGTATTGGAGGATCATGTTTTAGCTACCGCCGGCGCTCGCCCCGGAGAGAGAGGAACTCCCGACGCAGATCCCGTTGATGAAAGAATCGTCAAACAGGTAAAAAGCCGCACCGGCAAGCAGATCGACTGTGTAGAAGGCTGCGACAATTCTTCTCCAAATGGATGGCCAGCCCCTCAAGTATCAAAAAGAGCATTCCCTATCCCACCCTATCCCCATGATGATTTTGATGCCGATGGGTATTCAAATATCGAAGAGGTATTGCATCACATGGCCGAAACGGTAGAAAAATCCAACAAGAATGTTAAATGGTGGCGATGGTAG
- a CDS encoding pectate lyase family protein translates to MRAAIDASGTRTIVFEVGGAINLNSDLRISNGNVTIAGQTAPFPGIMLKGHGVRITASNILMQHIAIRVGDDGRSSDGSWDNKDALQITGSGSSNIVIDHCSWSWGIDENSSTWASNAHDITFSNCLIGEALVNSAHSEGSHSKGLLIGGSSNNPKRVAIIGNLFAHNVDRNPQLKGGTSTVIANNVMYNCGDSYSISNMTRNYVSEKTLATYQGNVFVDGPQSASGAYAIKAESNLASGSAFYADDNVNLSRPSYLIKDSAGCRVSSPPLVISDYTPLASGQVADSVLTYAGSRPAQRDDVDARIVSEVYSGTGSRKNHSSGLWPSYSSTSRDFDQYIPSSPNGDSDGDGYTNLEEVLHQMAMQVEGR, encoded by the coding sequence TTGAGAGCTGCCATAGATGCTTCCGGTACACGGACTATCGTGTTTGAGGTTGGCGGTGCGATCAATCTGAACAGCGATCTGAGAATATCCAATGGTAATGTCACTATTGCCGGACAAACGGCGCCTTTTCCCGGCATCATGCTCAAAGGACATGGTGTGCGAATTACCGCCTCTAACATTCTGATGCAACATATCGCCATCAGGGTGGGTGACGATGGCCGATCTTCGGACGGTTCCTGGGACAATAAGGACGCTTTGCAGATTACCGGCAGTGGCTCCAGTAATATCGTCATCGATCATTGCTCCTGGTCCTGGGGTATCGACGAAAACTCCAGTACCTGGGCCTCGAACGCCCATGACATTACCTTCAGTAACTGTCTTATTGGTGAAGCCCTGGTGAACTCGGCCCATTCGGAAGGTTCCCACTCCAAGGGTCTGCTGATCGGCGGCAGCAGCAACAACCCCAAGCGCGTGGCCATCATCGGCAACCTGTTTGCTCACAATGTTGATCGCAACCCCCAGCTCAAGGGTGGAACCAGCACCGTTATCGCCAACAACGTCATGTACAACTGCGGGGATAGCTACTCTATCTCCAACATGACCCGCAATTACGTCAGCGAAAAGACTCTGGCCACCTATCAGGGCAATGTCTTCGTCGACGGTCCGCAGTCGGCTTCCGGCGCTTACGCCATCAAAGCCGAATCCAACCTGGCTTCCGGTTCAGCGTTTTATGCAGACGATAACGTCAATCTGAGCCGTCCGTCCTATCTGATTAAGGACAGCGCCGGTTGCCGGGTCAGCTCGCCGCCCCTCGTGATTTCCGACTACACTCCTCTGGCGAGCGGTCAGGTGGCGGACTCGGTCTTGACCTATGCCGGCAGCCGTCCTGCGCAGCGGGACGATGTCGACGCACGGATCGTCTCCGAGGTATACAGCGGCACCGGTTCTCGGAAAAACCACTCCAGCGGCCTGTGGCCCAGCTATTCTTCGACCTCGCGGGATTTCGATCAGTACATTCCTTCGTCCCCGAACGGTGACAGCGATGGCGACGGCTACACCAACCTTGAAGAAGTCTTGCATCAGATGGCCATGCAGGTTGAAGGAAGGTAA
- a CDS encoding fibronectin type III domain-containing protein: MKKQKIFRTSWMILVAVMLLLPGCGGGGGGGGGGSDSASVSGGTSGVAVDPYIVGAVFEEVSPEEQVLQRSSISDAEGNFRFPQTIRTDSTIRIKEDQKGTHAGKPYEGSLRGIADHSGALVASPLTTLLANGFSSGQVIAMLEDAGISGLQEGDLYNDPMVGLAGLETFTDDDLVLLQASMAVNSFLLRLDNFNYGPGDPGVVAYLGEAADMVKYGLSLSRYQEVQSELSDTLIDFSSPVTLDHLISATSNTVETLTIAARDGDIADPVDLVGEIAVLNDSLTELTLHYYVLENRGDAAIEEAVNHDILPDIDGTQYPQLDLAGDITVQGVIVPEPEPTTYPAPILDSVEVDGSSFVLNWSLPAGTSDVPSGGYDIIIDSVDTGTDWRTTATSTVITGLSSGVAHTFKVQARWLQADPHQVPLSNELSETIPADTSGGDSGSSGGDSSDGSGGVEPPAPLAALSRPFPAR; this comes from the coding sequence ATGAAGAAGCAAAAGATATTTAGAACGAGTTGGATGATTTTAGTCGCCGTAATGCTGTTGTTGCCCGGCTGCGGCGGTGGCGGTGGTGGTGGAGGTGGAGGTAGTGACAGTGCTTCAGTTAGTGGTGGTACTTCCGGTGTAGCCGTAGACCCCTATATCGTGGGAGCGGTATTTGAGGAAGTGTCCCCTGAAGAGCAGGTGTTGCAAAGGTCCTCTATCTCCGATGCGGAGGGCAATTTCAGATTTCCACAAACGATCCGAACCGATTCGACAATACGCATCAAGGAAGACCAGAAAGGGACCCATGCGGGCAAGCCCTACGAGGGTTCTCTGCGGGGGATAGCTGATCATTCCGGAGCGCTGGTGGCTTCACCCCTGACAACCTTGCTTGCAAACGGGTTTTCATCTGGACAAGTGATCGCCATGCTGGAAGATGCTGGGATCAGCGGCCTGCAGGAAGGCGATCTCTATAACGACCCAATGGTAGGGCTGGCCGGCCTTGAAACGTTCACAGATGACGATTTGGTTCTGCTGCAGGCAAGCATGGCAGTGAATAGTTTCCTCCTGCGGCTCGATAATTTTAACTATGGCCCTGGTGATCCTGGTGTCGTCGCTTACCTTGGTGAAGCTGCCGATATGGTCAAATATGGGCTCAGTTTGAGCCGTTACCAGGAGGTTCAAAGTGAACTAAGCGACACTTTGATAGATTTTTCCAGTCCAGTGACCCTCGACCACCTGATCAGCGCAACCAGCAATACCGTTGAAACCTTGACTATTGCTGCCCGGGACGGTGATATCGCAGACCCGGTGGACCTGGTGGGCGAAATTGCCGTGCTCAACGATAGCCTTACCGAATTGACACTGCATTACTATGTGCTGGAAAATCGCGGTGACGCTGCCATCGAGGAAGCTGTTAACCATGATATTTTGCCTGACATCGACGGAACTCAATATCCCCAGCTCGATCTTGCCGGCGATATCACGGTTCAAGGCGTGATTGTGCCCGAACCGGAGCCGACTACTTATCCTGCTCCCATTCTGGACAGCGTAGAGGTGGATGGTAGCAGCTTCGTTCTGAATTGGAGTCTGCCTGCTGGCACCAGCGATGTTCCTTCCGGCGGTTACGACATAATCATCGACAGCGTGGACACCGGAACCGACTGGCGCACCACTGCAACAAGCACTGTGATCACAGGGCTTTCCAGCGGCGTGGCACATACTTTCAAGGTCCAGGCCCGCTGGCTACAGGCCGATCCTCATCAGGTGCCTTTGTCCAACGAACTTTCCGAGACGATCCCTGCCGATACTTCCGGCGGCGACTCCGGATCTTCGGGCGGAGATTCCAGTGATGGTTCCGGTGGGGTAGAACCCCCAGCTCCACTGGCGGCTCTGTCAAGGCCTTTCCCGGCGCGGTAG